One genomic region from Fictibacillus marinisediminis encodes:
- the lspA gene encoding signal peptidase II, with protein sequence MYYYLLALLVLGLDQVTKWWIVKNMHYGQSITVIENVFYITSHRNRGAAFGILQNQMWFFIIITIAVIAAVIYYMQKHAKHQPLLRTALGLVLGGATGNFLDRIIRKEVVDFLDVKISNYNYPIFNVADSALVIGVILIFIQTLMESKNKKENMNGAHRG encoded by the coding sequence GTGTACTATTATCTTCTTGCACTTTTGGTGCTTGGCCTCGACCAGGTGACAAAATGGTGGATCGTTAAAAACATGCATTATGGACAAAGCATTACGGTCATAGAAAATGTTTTTTACATAACATCACATCGGAACAGAGGAGCTGCCTTCGGTATTCTGCAAAATCAGATGTGGTTTTTTATCATCATTACGATCGCTGTCATCGCTGCGGTCATCTATTATATGCAGAAGCACGCTAAACATCAGCCGTTGCTGCGAACAGCGCTTGGTCTTGTGCTCGGGGGAGCAACCGGGAACTTTTTAGACCGTATCATCAGGAAAGAGGTCGTTGACTTCCTGGACGTCAAGATATCGAACTATAACTATCCGATATTCAATGTGGCCGATTCCGCACTGGTTATTGGTGTCATACTAATATTTATTCAAACTTTAATGGAAAGCAAGAATAAGAAGGAGAACATGAATGGAGCACATCGAGGTTAA
- the ileS gene encoding isoleucine--tRNA ligase, with translation MNYKDTLLMPKTEFPMRGNLPQREPEVQAKWEDLNIYKKVQEHTKGRPSFILHDGPPYANGDIHVGHAENKILKDMIVRYKSMTGYHAPYVPGWDTHGLPIETALTKSGKVKRKEMSVAEFRKRCEEYALTQVDRQRNQFKRLGVRGDWENPYITLNKAYEARQIEVFGEMVKRGFIYKGLKPVYWSPSSESALAEAEIEYYDKRSASIYVAFPVKDGKGVLDQDVSIAIWTTTPWTIPANLGISVHPDLDYVVVEAEGRKLLVAQALVEQLEKELEWTNVTVSKTVKGKDLEHVVAQHPLYDRGSLVMLGDHVTTDAGTGCVHTAPGHGEDDFLVGKKYGLEVLCPVDDRGVMTSEAHGFEGMFYDEANKPITQKLEEAGALLKLSFITHSYPHDWRTKKPVIFRATAQWFASIKGMRKEMLDAIKEVDWIPNWGETRLFNMIKDREDWCISRQRAWGVPIPVFYAENGEPIMTEETIAHVVKLFREHGSNIWFERDAKELLPEGFTSEHSPNGRFSKETDIMDVWFDSGSSHWSVLEEREDLSRPADLYLEGSDQYRGWFNSSLSTSVAITGKAPYKSVLSHGFVLDGEGRKMSKSIGNVMDPIKVMNQLGADIIRLWVSSVDYQADVRVSDDILKQVAEVYRKIRNTLRFLLGNLNGFDPKVNGVPFEELGKIDQYMLVKLNKLIDKVKKSYDEYQFLAVYNAIHNFCTIDLSSFYLDIAKDTLYIQAEDDIKRRSIQTVLYEALMAITKLTAPILAHTADEVWNYIPGVTEESVQLTTMPDSVTYPGEDQLMKDWDLFMDLRDEVLKALEEARNAKVIGKSLTASITLYPAENVKSWLENVEDLNKLFIVSEAVIGGSRDDAPEGAVKYDHLAVSVKPAEGETCERCWVVTPEVGSDEKHPTLCSSCAEIVTQNYEN, from the coding sequence ATGAATTACAAAGACACGTTATTAATGCCTAAAACAGAATTTCCGATGCGGGGCAATCTTCCTCAGCGTGAACCGGAAGTTCAAGCCAAATGGGAAGATCTGAATATTTACAAAAAAGTGCAGGAACATACGAAAGGGCGACCTTCCTTCATTCTTCATGACGGGCCTCCTTATGCCAATGGAGATATCCATGTAGGGCATGCTGAGAATAAGATCTTAAAAGATATGATCGTCCGTTATAAATCCATGACAGGCTATCATGCACCATACGTTCCTGGCTGGGATACACATGGCCTTCCAATTGAAACCGCCTTAACCAAGAGCGGAAAAGTAAAAAGAAAAGAGATGTCGGTTGCAGAATTCCGTAAACGGTGTGAAGAATATGCTCTGACACAAGTAGATCGCCAGCGGAATCAGTTTAAACGACTGGGAGTACGCGGAGATTGGGAGAATCCGTACATCACCCTGAACAAAGCGTATGAAGCCCGTCAGATCGAAGTATTTGGCGAAATGGTGAAAAGAGGATTCATCTACAAAGGATTGAAGCCTGTTTATTGGTCTCCATCATCTGAATCTGCATTGGCAGAAGCAGAGATCGAATATTATGACAAACGTTCAGCATCTATCTACGTTGCGTTTCCGGTGAAAGACGGAAAAGGCGTACTTGATCAAGACGTAAGCATCGCCATCTGGACGACGACACCATGGACCATTCCGGCAAACCTCGGTATTTCCGTTCATCCTGATCTTGACTATGTCGTTGTTGAAGCAGAGGGAAGAAAGCTTCTAGTGGCACAGGCGCTAGTCGAGCAGCTGGAAAAAGAATTAGAATGGACGAATGTGACAGTTTCTAAAACCGTAAAAGGTAAAGATCTTGAACATGTTGTTGCACAGCATCCTCTCTATGACCGTGGATCCCTCGTCATGCTCGGTGACCATGTCACGACTGACGCAGGTACTGGGTGTGTCCATACTGCACCCGGACACGGGGAAGATGACTTCCTTGTCGGTAAAAAATACGGACTAGAAGTGCTCTGCCCAGTCGATGACCGTGGTGTAATGACAAGTGAAGCACATGGATTTGAAGGCATGTTTTATGATGAAGCCAACAAGCCGATCACACAGAAGCTGGAGGAGGCTGGCGCACTCTTAAAGCTATCCTTCATCACCCACTCCTACCCGCATGACTGGAGAACGAAAAAACCGGTAATCTTCAGGGCTACTGCTCAATGGTTCGCTTCTATTAAAGGAATGCGTAAAGAGATGCTGGACGCTATCAAAGAAGTGGACTGGATTCCTAACTGGGGCGAAACAAGACTGTTTAACATGATCAAAGACCGTGAAGACTGGTGTATTTCAAGACAGCGTGCATGGGGAGTTCCTATTCCGGTGTTCTATGCAGAAAACGGTGAACCGATCATGACGGAAGAAACAATCGCGCATGTTGTAAAACTGTTCCGTGAACATGGATCGAATATTTGGTTCGAACGAGATGCAAAAGAACTGCTTCCTGAAGGATTCACGTCTGAACACAGCCCGAACGGCAGGTTCTCTAAAGAAACAGACATCATGGACGTATGGTTTGATTCTGGATCTTCTCACTGGAGTGTTCTTGAAGAACGCGAAGATCTAAGCCGTCCGGCTGATCTCTATCTGGAAGGTTCTGACCAGTACCGCGGATGGTTTAACTCATCTCTTTCCACATCAGTAGCGATCACAGGCAAGGCACCGTACAAATCGGTTCTTAGCCATGGTTTTGTTCTTGATGGTGAAGGAAGAAAAATGAGTAAGTCCATCGGGAATGTAATGGATCCAATCAAAGTCATGAACCAGCTTGGCGCAGACATTATCCGTCTATGGGTATCTTCTGTGGACTATCAGGCAGATGTCAGAGTGTCCGACGATATCTTGAAACAAGTAGCTGAAGTTTACCGAAAAATCCGTAATACACTGCGTTTCTTGCTTGGAAACCTTAACGGGTTTGATCCTAAAGTAAACGGTGTTCCTTTTGAAGAACTTGGCAAGATTGATCAATACATGCTCGTTAAACTCAATAAACTGATCGACAAAGTGAAGAAATCGTATGATGAGTACCAGTTCCTGGCTGTCTATAACGCAATCCATAATTTCTGTACCATCGATCTGTCATCGTTCTACCTTGATATTGCCAAGGATACTCTTTACATTCAGGCAGAAGACGATATTAAACGCAGAAGCATCCAGACTGTACTTTATGAAGCACTTATGGCGATCACAAAATTGACAGCTCCAATTCTAGCCCACACGGCAGACGAAGTTTGGAACTACATTCCTGGTGTTACAGAGGAAAGTGTTCAATTAACAACCATGCCGGACTCTGTCACTTATCCTGGCGAAGACCAATTGATGAAAGATTGGGATCTGTTTATGGATCTTCGTGATGAAGTATTAAAAGCTCTTGAGGAAGCAAGAAATGCTAAAGTGATCGGGAAGTCGCTTACAGCGTCTATTACCCTGTATCCTGCAGAAAATGTGAAGAGCTGGCTTGAAAATGTAGAGGACCTTAATAAACTGTTTATTGTTTCAGAGGCAGTGATTGGCGGTTCTAGAGATGATGCTCCTGAAGGGGCAGTAAAGTATGATCACTTGGCGGTTTCTGTTAAGCCTGCTGAAGGCGAAACGTGTGAACGCTGCTGGGTTGTAACACCAGAAGTTGGTTCTGATGAAAAACATCCTACACTTTGTTCATCGTGTGCAGAGATCGTAACTCAAAATTATGAAAACTAA
- a CDS encoding YqcI/YcgG family protein, with the protein MERLYDKESASVLLDDWKRNAFHAFHSKMTNHELKFPCIPAIQGYQLGHIRYGFAPRPESREASEAFAELLDSYGKCSRETGHYSALVVFFNNDPAHSEEYRTVNTYEEVFWDLMKRTSSLDKKPWPAHISNDPEDATWEFCYGLEQYFVFCGTPAHVKRYSRYFPFFMLALTPRWVLSRFNEDQKKAEKMSEWIRDRLSTYDTAPIHPELKKYGDAENKEWKQYYLRDDETAGSSCPFHHLWKQSSEAKRDT; encoded by the coding sequence ATGGAACGGTTATATGACAAGGAGAGTGCATCTGTACTGCTTGACGATTGGAAAAGGAATGCATTCCATGCTTTTCATAGCAAGATGACGAATCATGAACTTAAATTTCCCTGCATTCCCGCCATTCAAGGGTATCAGCTCGGCCATATCCGTTATGGTTTCGCACCCCGTCCAGAAAGCAGGGAAGCTTCTGAAGCCTTTGCAGAACTGCTGGATTCATATGGAAAGTGCTCCCGTGAAACCGGCCATTATTCGGCTCTTGTTGTTTTCTTCAATAATGATCCGGCTCATTCTGAAGAATATCGAACGGTAAATACGTACGAAGAAGTTTTTTGGGATTTGATGAAAAGAACTTCATCGCTTGACAAAAAACCTTGGCCGGCACATATTTCAAATGATCCAGAGGATGCAACCTGGGAGTTTTGTTATGGATTGGAACAATATTTCGTATTTTGCGGAACACCCGCCCATGTGAAAAGGTACAGCCGCTACTTTCCCTTTTTTATGCTCGCTCTTACACCGAGGTGGGTGCTTTCCCGTTTCAATGAAGACCAGAAAAAGGCAGAAAAGATGTCTGAATGGATCAGGGATCGGCTGTCAACCTATGATACCGCTCCAATCCACCCTGAATTAAAAAAGTATGGAGATGCCGAAAATAAAGAATGGAAACAATATTATTTAAGGGATGATGAGACGGCAGGCTCGTCCTGTCCGTTTCATCATCTATGGAAGCAAAGTTCAGAAGCAAAAAGAGATACATGA